In one Culex quinquefasciatus strain JHB chromosome 2, VPISU_Cqui_1.0_pri_paternal, whole genome shotgun sequence genomic region, the following are encoded:
- the LOC119767815 gene encoding PHD and RING finger domain-containing protein 1-like isoform X1 yields MSSDSDDEILAGGGSGIGTRRQLRRRAGAAGAGTGAGRRLRDEDSEEDSGSEIEQARPKKGKKIPLPAEEDEAGPSGVQQNAASDNDSSAWESDWNSDEEKLLKQGGQEAAAALVSKLGYASDSSTSSGDGDKCPICLLSLNDQEVGVPEVCDHMFCAPCIEEWAKNVTTCPIDRKNFDAINVYKSVDRKQLVRKNQVQTKPADEVPVLEDHELTYCEVCRRPDREDTMLLCDACNLGFHMECLSPPLEIVPVGSWYCDCCFASASEEDDEEVNDLLNDLDNEMGGLRQTRLRQRMYSPPRIVRTRQSERIRSTILTRTSTAVRLNVVQDDQQPGPSSRRTARAPTTAAAAAAPSRSVRKRRKRRTRRKILHMIISEYDVNNDDEKFAVRRKKIYKTLKRLSKKRSKRKRTSRGSRSTRKSAAGVSSGMEGAVADLQQQRFSTGIPTLKLFGGANDLDYFSDEEGGDDLEADVSIGGRGETALQSARAAIRNPLGRRRALKSGFEPSSSSGPVDLLGSIMQDQARWHSKQGTKDIKIDNGKIIFQAEVPSKKTNQVPGTSQAGLGQNSSGNAALPETSSAGTADSTSSNAAGGSGSTAGPSSSSAGASVASSSSGGAGESGGNGRGNDLFDPLDTSIFVDLPPLKGKENEKEAQKKKDETEDPMDTSIFVDLPPIGAPDKDKKKKNDEFDMFGKESPIPLPQRPPTSQVPLNPAPEISTTTTPDGAEPGPSRGFGKFKFTMTSEPDNDNCPNMSMYSSETLEYTKNTGGGEDPYDPLDSEQKTDDEGGERDEDLVQLDDEDPVEQSSPAKPHDQQEGIPNGTDKLPTGDPDHDAFDSDSEDELKQIEEVEGPEPEPSTELEALTPPLTTTVAASMVTSSTAVTTVASVASSVDEGNGPIASSAQGGEEDRSYTPCLDEKYQEARREHDRSGNTPDLPPAGSPKEGIDGMDTELISEEDEDTFKEDETAAASTSKATSSGAARRKDATFKKVNKRGKERNYRGDKDKDNSGKKKDRSDNKENDSRRSRDRDRDRDRNRSSRRPRRKELPRYDVRTVIAEKRPKVVKDPFGRDVTPKPVSKTRSRSPAERRREMSISLSPEPPRRFNRRRSVSPRFNRARNRTPPTFFRRSRSPEAPPGGRPVRMRSVSRSRSPIVHRHRPSRSVSRSASPPGRHGGRVPVMAPESPQLGRGKAKKPKKKKGRQAASPSRSRSPSEGRGGKKKGKKSRKKKNKHRGGSPSGAAGSAQKKKKSRRRSTSPMLSPSRSRSGSPIPGQTTGVLTERFAKVRQQNSWTPPPPTRPKTNGTNLTVILTNEEALAKQAKERERKRKEARRRDRARDKNLPSKEVFTSGDNILVSVSFNDKNLNKENQQAAGGEGGEVSSAAAQKRMKDIAKKRAEAEKAKRKRLERLKKTRGEAPKPVVIIDLDRSPFRVITPSPRAVIVLSDSDVEKEKERREGTSGVANGGQSTAEANATGGASTSQRKSPAERHDEDMFGPKTPPGFPSQPQPSQGKPAAPKFTMQVKSKSTNLRPLNPLYEPGELDEGKTPERMDNAESSNYNMVGPNTPPEPAPQSPSPDVYDPFEPTKSPSPSPSRRDNASIERLSDLDDAVLPSSSGKVDGPDSGAGGDPKADSQNADESMNGDQEPPPTRGSKITILSNIVISQPSNSGQGVVSGSGVSSANQQLNSTGDDSDVIFDDFVSSSAPAPSNNVGYSTSSSANPIKSYSTAANSSSLISKLPLPPGAAGGQKFSDFINPTDSPYSPGASDFDDLFEPGGELDSPPPAPTKQSYKPTKIPTKGAKKGGGGGGNFDNLFGGSPANNFGKRKKGGHKRRGKPKGGDDEEDVSKLSTKERFMRKLNRLERVVEEVKLVIKPFYNKKQINKEEYKDILRRAVPKICHSRTGEINPIKIQKLIKAYVHKVRARRRLAKKGGAGGGGGGGGGPVGLPGVNINPMII; encoded by the exons atgagttCGGACTCGGATGATGAGATTTTGGCCGGTGGCGGCAGTGGCATCGGGACACGGCGCCAGCTGAGACGAAGAGCAGGAGCGGCCGGAGCTGGAACAGGTGCCGGAAGACGCCTTCGGGACGAGGATTCTGAGGAGGACAGCGGCAGCGAAATCGAGCAGGCCCGCCCGAAGAAGGGGAAAAAGATTCCGCTGCCGGCGGAAGAGGACGAGGCCGGTCCCAGTGGAGTGCAGCAG AATGCAGCCAGCGACAACGACAGCTCCGCGTGGGAATCGGACTGGAACAGCGACGAGGAGAAGCTGCTCAAGCAGGGTGGCCAGGAGGCTGCGGCCGCCCTGGTCAGCAAGCTAGGCTACGCGTCGGATTCGTCCACGAGCAGCGGCGACGGCGACAAATGTCCGATCTGTTTGCTCTCGCTGAACGACCAGGAGGTGGGCGTTCCGGAGGTGTGCGACCACATGTTCTGCGCGCCCTGCATCGAAGAGTGGGCCAAAAACGTGACCACGTGTCCGATTGACCGGAAGAACTTTGACGCGATCAACGTGTACAAGAGCGTCGACCGGAAGCAGCTGGTTCGCAAGAATCAGGTCCAAACCAAACCCGCCGATGAAGTGCCGGTGCTGGAGGACCACGAGCTCACTTATTGTGAGGTGTGCCGACGTCCGGATCGCGAGGACACGATGCTGCTGTGCGACGCGTGCAATCTGGGCTTCCACATGGAGTGCCTCAGTCCACCGTTGGAGATCGTTCCGGTTGGGTCGTGGTACTGCGACTGCTGCTTTGCGTCCGCCTCCGAGGAGGACGACGAAGAGGTCAACGATCTGCTGAACGATCTGGACAACGAGATGGGTGGATTGCGTCAGACGCGGCTGCGCCAACGAATGTACAGCCCGCCGCGGATTGTCCGTACGCGCCAGAGCGAGCGCATCCGTTCGACGATCCTAACCCGAACGAGCACGGCCGTCCGGCTGAACGTGGTCCAGGACGACCAGCAGCCGGGTCCGTCATCGCGAAGAACTGCCAGAGCACCGACAACGGCGGCGGCAGCGGCTGCTCCTTCGAGGAGTGTCCGCAAGCGGCGAAAGCGTCGCACCCGGAGAAAGATCCTGCACATGATCATCTCCGAGTACGACGTCAACAACGACGACGAAAAGTTTGCCGTGCGCCGCAAGAAGATCTACAAGACGCTGAAGCGGTTAAGCAAGAAGCGGTCCAAGCGCAAACGCACGTCTCGTGGCAGTCGCAGCACGCGAAAGTCGGCCGCCGGCGTTTCGTCCGGCATGGAGGGGGCGGTGGCGGATTTGCAGCAGCAACGCTTTAGCACCGGCATTCCGACGCTGAAGCTGTTTGGCGGAGCGAACGATCTGGACTACTTTTCGGACGAGGAAGGCGGGGATGATTTGGAGGCGGATGTTTCGATTGGAGGTCGGGGTGAGACGGCCTTGCAGAGTGCCCGTGCCGCGATTCGCAATCCGTTGGGCAGAAGACGAGCGCTGAAGAGTGGGTTTGAGCCGAGTTCGAGCAGCGGGCCGGTGGATCTGCTGGGGAGCATCATGCAGGATCAGGCCCGTTGGCATTCGAAGCAGGGCACGAAGGACATCAAGATTGACAATGGCAAGATTATATTCCAAGCGGAAGTTCCCTCGAAGAAGACGAACCAGGTGCCGGGAACGTCACAAGCCGGGCTGGGGCAGAACTCGAGTGGAAATGCTGCACTGCCGGAGACGAGCAGCGCTGGTACGGCTGATTCTACCAGTTCCAACGCTGCTGGTGGCAGTGGAAGCACGGCTGGGCCGAGTTCGTCGTCGGCTGGGGCGTCGGTTGCCAGTTCCTCTTCCGGAGGAGCCGGTGAAAGTGGGGGAAATGGTCGGGGCAACGATTTGTTTGACCCACTGGACACGTCCATCTTTGTTGATCTTCCGCCGTTGAAGGGCAAGGAGAACGAAAAGGAAGCGCAGAAGAAAAAGGACGAAACTGAGGATCCGATGGACACGTCCATTTTCGTAGATCTTCCTCCGATTGGAGCGCCAGATAAggataagaagaagaagaacgaCGAATTCGACATGTTTGGAAAAGAAAGTCCAATTCCACTGCCACAGCGACCGCCCACTTCCCAAGTACCGTTGAATCCGGCACCGGAAATCTCCACGACGACCACACCGGATGGGGCCGAGCCGGGACCTTCCCGCGGATTCGGCAAGTTCAAGTTTACGATGACTAGCGAACCCGACAACGACAACTGCCCAAACATGTCCATGTACTCGTCGGAAACGCTCGAGTACACGAAGAATACGGGTGGCGGCGAAGATCCGTACGACCCGTTGGACAGCGAACAAAAGACGGACGACGAGGGAGGCGAACGGGACGAGGATCTGGTTCAGCTAGACGACGAAGATCCCGTTGAGCAGTCATCTCCGGCCAAACCTCACGACCAGCAGGAAGGCATCCCCAACGGAACGGACAAGCTGCCAACCGGAGATCCCGACCACGATGCGTTCGATTCCGACTCGGAGGATGAGCTCAAGCAGATCGAAGAAGTCGAAGGACCCGAACCGGAACCATCGACCGAGCTGGAAGCCCTTACCCCTCCGCTAACAACGACAGTCGCGGCATCCATGGTCACTTCCAGCACGGCCGTAACGACGGTTGCCTCGGTGGCGTCCTCCGTCGACGAAGGCAACGGTCCCATTGCCAGTTCCGCCCAGGGTGGCGAAGAAGATCGCAGCTACACACCCTGCCTGGACGAAAAGTATCAGGAAGCACGGCGCGAGCACGACCGCAGCGGAAACACTCCGGATCTGCCGCCGGCGGGTTCGCCGAAAGAAG GTATTGATGGCATGGACACGGAGCTAATCTCCGAGGAGGATGAAGATACCTTCAAAGAAGACGAAACGGCAGCGGCGTCCACGTCGAAGGCCACCTCGTCCGGCGCCGCCCGCAGGAAAGACGCTACCTTCAAGAAGGTAAACAAAAGGGGCAAAGAGCGCAACTATCGCGGCGACAAGGACAAGGACAACAGCGGCAAGAAGAAGGATCGTAGCGACAACAAGGAGAACGATTCGCGGCGTTCGCGGGATCGTGACAGAGATCGCGATCGAAACCGGTCGTCCCGTCGTCCCCGGCGGAAGGAACTGCCCCGTTACGACGTCCGCACGGTGATTGCCGAGAAGCGTCCGAAGGTGGTGAAAGATCCGTTTGGGCGAGATGTTACGCCGAAGCCGGTTTCGAAGACGCGCAGTCGTTCTCCAGCCGAGCGGCGCCGCGAGATGTCAATTTCGTTGAGTCCGGAGCCGCCTCGTCGCTTCAACAGACGCCGATCGGTATCGCCGAGGTTCAACCGTGCCCGGAACCGAACACCGCCGACATTCTTCAGACGGTCGCGATCGCCCGAAGCGCCGCCTGGAGGTCGCCCGGTTCGGATGAGGTCGGTCAGTCGTTCGCGGTCACCGATCGTACATCGGCATCGCCCGTCGAGATCGGTTTCGCGTTCGGCGTCTCCGCCGGGTCGTCACGGCGGACGGGTTCCGGTAATGGCGCCCGAGTCGCCCCAGCTGGGACGGGGTAAGGCGAAGAAGCCCAAGAAGAAGAAGGGACGTCAGGCGGCATCGCCGAGCAGAAGTCGCAGTCCGAGCGAGGGTCGTGGCGGCAAGAAGAAGGGCAAGAAGAGTCGCAAGAAGAAGAACAAGCATCGCGGGGGTTCGCCGTCTGGGGCGGCAGGTTCAGcacagaagaagaagaagagtcgTAGAAGGTCGACTTCGCCGATGTTGTCACCTTCGCGGTCCCGCTCCGGTTCGCCGATTCCGGGCCAGACAACGGGAGTTCTGACCGAGCGGTTCGCCAAGGTACGACAGCAGAACTCGTGGACTCCACCGCCGCCAACCAGGCCCAAAACCAACGGCACCAATCTGACGGTGATCCTAACCAACGAGGAAGCCCTGGCCAAGCAAGCCAAGGAGCGCGAGCGGAAGCGGAAGGAAGCGAGACGTCGAGACCGGgcccgggacaaaaatctgcCCTCGAAGGAAGTATTTACATCAGGTGATAATATATTAGTTAGTGTTAGTTTTAACGACAAAAACTTGAATAAGGAGAACCAGCAGGCTGCCGGCGGCGAGGGCGGAGAAGTTTCGTCCGCGGCGGCACAAAAACGGATGAAGGACATTGCGAAGAAGCGCGCCGAAGCGGAAAAAGCCAAACGCAAACGGCTGGAGCGGCTCAAGAAGACCCGCGGTGAAGCGCCCAAACCGGTGGTCATTATCGACCTGGACCGGTCACCGTTCCGCGTAATTACCCCGTCCCCTCGAGCGGTCATCGTACTCAGCGACAGTGACGTCGAAAAGGAGAAGGAACGTCGCGAAGGCACATCCGGAGTTGCCAACGGCGGTCAATCCACAGCGGAGGCGAATGCCACCGGCGGTGCGTCAACCTCCCAGCGTAAATCACCCGCAGAACGACACGACGAGGACATGTTCGGACCGAAGACACCGCCCGGATTCCCGAGCCAACCGCAACCCTCGCAGGGCAAACCCGCGGCGCCAAAGTTCACAATGCAAGTCAAGTCCAAGTCGACGAACCTCCGCCCGCTGAACCCACTCTACGAACCGGGCGAACTCGACGAGGGCAAAACGCCCGAGCGAATGGACAACGCCGAGAGCTCCAACTACAACATGGTCGGACCAAACACCCCTCCGGAACCGGCCCCCCAATCACCCTCCCCGGACGTGTACGACCCGTTCGAACCGACCAAATCTCCCTCACCTTCACCCTCACGCCGAGACAACGCCTCCATCGAACGCCTCTCCGACCTGGACGATGCCGTCCTGCCCTCGAGCAGCGGCAAAGTGGATGGGCCCGACTCGGGTGCCGGCGGTGACCCCAAAGCCGACTCCCAGAACGCGGACGAGTCCATGAACGGCGACCAGGAACCGCCGCCAACCCGCGGAAGCAAAATCACCATCCTCAGCAACATTGTCATCAGCCAGCCCTCGAACAGCGGCCAGGGCGTGGTCAGCGGTTCCGGCGTGTCGTCCGCCAACCAGCAGCTGAACAGCACCGGCGACGACTCGGACGTCATCTTTGACGACTTTGTCTCATCGTCCGCCCCCGCCCCCAGCAACAACGTCGGCTACAGCACGTCCAGCTCGGCGAATCCCATCAAGTCGTACAGCACGGCGGCCAACTCGTCGAGTCTGATCTCGAAACTGCCACTGCCGCCGGGAGCCGCCGGCGGTCAAAAGTTCAGCGACTTTATCAACCCAACCGACTCGCCGTACTCGCCGGGGGCTAGCGACTTTGACGACCTGTTCGAGCCGGGTGGTGAACTGGACTCGCCACCGCCGGCCCCGACCAAGCAGTCCTACAAGCCGACCAAGATCCCGACCAAGGGCGCCAAGAAGGGTGGCGGAGGCGGAGGTAACTTCGACAACCTGTTTGGCGGCTCGCCGGCCAACAACTTTGGCAAACGCAAGAAGGGCGGTCACAAGCGAAGAG GCAAACCCAAAGGAGGAGACGACGAGGAAGACGTGTCCAAGCTGTCCACGAAGGAGAGG TTTATGAGGAAGTTGAACCGTTTGGAGCGGGTCGTGGAGGAGGTGAAACTTGTCATCAAGCCGTTCTACAACAAGAAGCAAATCAACAAGGAGGAATACAAAGACATTCTGCGGCGCGCGGTTCCGAAG ATTTGCCACAGCCGAACGGGCGAGATCAACCCGATCAAGATCCAGAAGCTCATCAAGGCGTACGTTCACAAGGTGCGGGCCCGGCGGCGCCTCGCCAAGAAGGGCGGtgccggtggtggtggtggcggcggtggCGGTCCCGTTGGACTGCCCGGCGTCAACATCAACCCGATGATCATCTAA